Proteins found in one Tamandua tetradactyla isolate mTamTet1 chromosome 1, mTamTet1.pri, whole genome shotgun sequence genomic segment:
- the RINT1 gene encoding RAD50-interacting protein 1 isoform X2: protein MIALVGSEQVCEDTDNGALSSYVSAFIEKEVGTDLKSLKKLDKLIEQITESKMQLEEQVLTISSEIPKRIQSALKNAEESKQSLNQLLEQENYLFSSINNHLLTAQPWMDDLGSMINQIEETERHLTYLKWISQIEELSDNIQQYLMTNNVPEAASTLVFMAELDIKLQESSCTHLLGFMRATVKFWHKILKDKLTSDFEEVLAQLHWPFIGPPQTQTGLSRPATAPEIYSNLETLFCQLLKLQTSDELLTEPKHLPEKYSLPASPSVILPIQIMLTPLQKRFRYHFRGNRQTNLISKPEWYLAQVLMWIGNHTQFLDEKIQPILNKIGSPVNARLDFSRGLMMLVLEKLAIDIPSLLYDDNLFCHLVDEVLLFERELHNVHSYPGTFASCMHILSEETCFQRWLTVERKFALQKMDSMLSSEAAWVSQYKDITDVDEMKVPDCAETFMTLLLVITDRYKNLPTASRKLQFLELQKDLVDDFRIRLTQVMKEETRASLGFRYCAILNAVNYISTVLADWADNVFFLQLQQAALEVFAENNTLSKLQLGQLASMESSVFDDMINLLERLKHDMLTRQVDHVFREVKDASKLYKKERWLSLPSQSEQAVMSLSSSACPLLLTIRDRLLQLEQQLCFSLFKIFWQMLVEKLDIYIYQEIILGNHFNEGGAAQLQFDMTRNLFPLFSHYCKRPENYFKHVKEACIILNMNIGSALLLKDVLQSASEQPPATAALNEVGIYKLAQQDVEILLNLRTNWPNTGR from the exons ATGATTGCTCTTGTTGGAAGTGAACAAGTCTGTGAAGATACAGATAATGGTGCTCTTTCTTCCTATGTGTCTGCATTCATAGAAAAGGAAGTTGGAACTGACCTTAAATCTTTAAAGAAACTTGATAAACTCATAGAACAGATAACAGAAAGTAAAATGCAATTAGAAGAACAG GTACTTACAATTTCATCAGAAATCCCTAAAAGAATTCAAAGTGCCTTAAAAAATGCAGAAGAATCAAAGCAATCCCTAAATCAGCTTCTGGAACAAGAAAATTATCTCTTCAGCTCCATTAACAACCATTTGCTGACTGCACAGCCCTGGATGGACGATCTTGGGTCCATGATTAACCAAATTGAAGAGACTGAACGGCATCTCACTTACCTAAAATGGATTTCACAGATTGAAGAACTAAG TGATAACATTCAGCAGTATCTGATGACCAATAATGTACCAGAAGCAGCTTCAactctggtgtttatggcagaACTTGACATCAAACTTCAGGAGTCTTCCTGTACTCATCTTCTTGGTTTCATGAGAGCCACTGTTAAATTCTGGCATAAAATTCTCAAGGACAAGCTTACTAG TGATTTTGAGGAAGTATTAGCACAGCTTCATTGGCCATTCATTGGACCCCCTCAGACTCAAACTGGCTTGAGTCGACCAGCCACTGCCCCAGAGATATATAGTAATCTGGAGACACTATTTTGCCAGCTTCTGAAACTGCAAACCTC AGATGAATTACTGACCGAGCCAAAACATCTCCCAGAAAAATACTCTCTTCCTGCATCCCCTTCTGTCATCCTACCCATCCAGATTATGCTGACTCCCCTTCAGAAAAGGTTCAGATATCACTTCAGAGGGAACCGACAGACTAATCTCATAAGCAAG CCTGAATGGTACCTGGCTCAGGTACTTATGTGGATTGGAAATCACACTCAATTTCTGGATGAGAAGATTCAaccaattttaaacaaaataggCTCTCCAGTAAATGCAAGG CTTGACTTTTCTCGGGGCCTTATGATGCTGGTTCTTGAGAAGTTAGCTATTGATATTCCATCTCTGCTTTATGATGACAATCTCTTCTGTCACTTGGTGGATGAGGTGCTTCTGTTTGAGAGGGAGCTACATAATGTCCATAGCTATCCTGGCACTTTTGCCAGTTGTATGCATATTCTATCAGAGGAAACCTGTTTTCAGAGATGGCTGACagtagaaagaaaat ttgctcttcaaaaaatggaTTCAATGCTTTCATCAGAAGCTGCCTGGGTATCCCAGTATAAGGATATCACTGATGTGGATGAAATGAAAGTTCCAGACTGTGCAGAAACTTTTATGACCCTACTCTTGGTTATAACTG ACAGGTACAAAAATCTTCCTACCGCTTCCCGAAAGCTGCAGTTCCTGGAGTTACAGAAGGACTTAGTAGATGATTTTAGAATACGATTAACTCAGGTGATGAAGGAAGAGACTAGAGCTTCCCTTGGTTTTCGATACTGTGCAATTCTTAATGCCGTTAACTACATCTCAACGGTACTAGCTGATTGGGCTGACAATGTT TTCTTTCTACAGCTTCAACAGGCAGCATTAGAGGTCTTTGCAGAAAATAATACACTCAGTAAACTGCAGCTGGGACAACTAGCCTCTATGGAAAGCTCAGTCTTTGATGACATGATTAACCTCTTAGAACGCTTAAAACATGATATGTTAACCCGTCAAGTAGACCATGTTTTTAGAGAAGTTAAAGATGCTTCAAAATTGTATAAAAAAGAAAG atggctGTCCTTGCCATCTCAGTCAGAGCAGGCAGTCATGTCCCTGTCCAGTTCGGCTTGCCCCTTATTGCTTACAATACGAGACCGTTTACTTCAATTGGAGCAGCAGCTTTGTTTCTCCCTATTTAAAATCTTCTGGCAAATGCTTGTAGAGAAACTGGATATATACATCTACCAAGAA atAATTCTTGGTAATCACTTCAATGAAGGAGGAGCAGCTCAGTTGCAGTTTGATATGACCCGGAatcttttccctttgttttctcattattGCAAGAgaccagaaaattattttaagca tgtaaAAGAAGCCTGTATTATCTTGAATATGAACATTGGATCTGCCCTACTTCTGAAAGATGTACTACAGTCAGCTTCAGAGCAACCTCCTGCTACAGCAGCATTAAATGAAGTTGGAATTTACAAATTAGCTCAACAAGATGTTGAGATTCTACTTAATCTAAGAACAAACTGGCCTAACACTGGAAGATAA